One Macadamia integrifolia cultivar HAES 741 unplaced genomic scaffold, SCU_Mint_v3 scaffold_170A, whole genome shotgun sequence genomic window carries:
- the LOC122070989 gene encoding probable pectinesterase 55 has product MWFLRSLVFIIFMVSSFSIWDLSNAGRSPISKKITVNPSGSGDFKTISEAIARGVPRNNENWIRISVAPGIYSEKVKVPRDKPFIIIEGRSKDSTFVNWDSNTDFFKASLQVLASNFVARRITFKNTYNLANRNDKKAAVAASVEGDKILFHDCAFISVQDTLFDYKGRHYFKNCYIEGVVDFIFGNGQSIYEGCNIKATAPGYITAQSRSAPRETTGFVIKSSNIYGTGPVYLGRAYRPYSRVIYYQCNLTNIVAPAGWDAWNNKGKENTITYVELDNTGPGSDTSKRVPWINKLSVNEVKHFVSMSYIDADRWLERIPI; this is encoded by the exons atgTGGTTTCTTCGATCATTAGTCTTTATTATATTTATGGTTTCAAGCTTCAGTATTTGGGACTTAAGCAATGCAGGTCGTTCTCCAATATCCAAGAAAATCACTGTTAATCCCTCTGGTAGTGGAGATTTCAAGACAATTTCTGAAGCCATTGCACGAGGCGTTCCTCGCAACAATGAAAATTGGATTCGGATCTCAGTTGCGCCGGGCATTTATTC TGAGAAAGTTAAAGTCCCTCGAGACAAGCCATTCATTATCATTGAAGGTAGGAGCAAAGATTCAACATTTGTTAACTGGGACAGCAACACAGATTTCTTCAAAGCTTCTTTGCAAGTATTGGCATCAAATTTTGTGGCGAGAAGAATAACTTTCAAG AATACATACAATCTTGCGAATAGAAATGATAAAAAGGCCGCAGTTGCAGCTTCAGTCGAAGGAGACAAAATTCTTTTCCATGACTGTGCTTTCATTAGTGTACAAGATACCTTATTCGATTATAAAGGTCGACATTATTTCAAGAATTGCTATATCGAAGGTGTTGTTGATTTCATTTTCGGTAATGGGCAGTCAATTTACGAG GGTTGCAATATAAAAGCAACTGCTCCAGGATATATTACAGCACAATCTAGATCAGCGCCAAGGGAAACTACTGGATTTGTGATTAAATCTAGTAATATATATGGGACAGGTCCAGTGTATCTTGGAAGAGCATATCGTCCTTATTCGAGGGTTATATATTATCAGTGCAATTTAACAAATATTGTGGCACCAGCGGGATGGGATGCTTGGAATAACAAAGGCAAAGA AAACACCATAACTTATGTGGAGTTGGATAACACTGGTCCTGGTTCAGACACTTCAAAGCGTGTTCCGTGGATAAACAAACTCAGTGTGAATGAAGTGAAGCATTTTGTATCTATGTCTTACATTGATGCCGACCGATGGCTAGAAAGGATACCAATTTAG
- the LOC122071010 gene encoding probable pectinesterase 29, which yields MWFLRSLAFVIFMVSCFMIGELSNAGPSPISKKITVSPSGDGDFRTITEAIEQGVPQNNNNWIQILVMPGIYNEEVKVPRDKPFIIIEGTGKDKTFVNWNGNIVFSDASIQVLASNFAAKQITFKNTYNHAIEKNDFERKPAVAASIEGDKIFFSDCGFIGVQDTIFDYSGRHYFQNCYIEGAVDFIFGNGQSIYEGCNINVTAGLTGATPGYLTAQRRDKPDESTGFVFKSCNILGTGPTYLGRAYGTYSRVIYYKCDISVSVVPEGWDAWESKGKENTITYVESGNTGPGSDTSKRVPWINKLSDDEVQKLVSMSFIDADGWLEGTPK from the exons ATGTGGTTTCTTCGATCATTAGCCTTTGTTATATTCATGGTTTCATGCTTCATGATTGGGGAACTAAGCAATGCAGGTCCTTCTCcaatttccaaaaaaatcacAGTGTCTCCCTCTGGTGATGGAGATTTTAGGACAATTACTGAAGCCATCGAGCAAGGGGTTCCTCAGAACAATAATAACTGGATTCAGATCTTAGTTATGCCAGGCATTTATAA TGAGGAAGTTAAAGTTCCTCGAGATAAGCCATTCATTATCATTGAAGGCACCGGGAAAGATAAAACATTTGTTAATTGGAACGGCAACATAGTTTTCTCCGATGCTTCTATTCAAGTATTGGCATCAAATTTTGCGGCAAAGCAGATAACTTTCAAG AATACATACAATCATGCgatagaaaaaaatgattttgagcGAAAACCGGCAGTTGCAGCTTCAATTGAAGGAgacaaaatttttttctctgaCTGTGGTTTCATTGGTGTACAAGATACCATATTCGATTATTCAGGTCGACATTATTTCCAGAATTGCTATATCGAAGGTGCTGTTGATTTCATTTTCGGCAATGGGCAGTCAATTTACGAG GGTTGCAATATAAATGTAACTGCTGGGCTTACAGGGGCGACTCCAGGATATCTTACAGCACAAAGGAGAGATAAACCAGATGAATCGACTGGTTTTGTGTTTAAATCCTGTAATATATTGGGGACTGGTCCAACGTATCTTGGAAGAGCATATGGTACTTATTCAAGGGTTATATATTATAAATGCGATATATCGGTTAGTGTTGTTCCAGAGGGATGGGATGCTTGGGAGAGCAAAGGCAAAGA GAACACCATAACTTATGTGGAGTCAGGTAATACTGGTCCTGGATCAGACACTTCAAAGCGTGTTCCATGGATAAACAAACTCAGTGATGATGAGGTGCAGAAGCTTGTATCCATGTCTTTCATTGATGCCGACGGTTGGCTGGAAGGGACACCAAAGTAG
- the LOC122070984 gene encoding trimethyltridecatetraene synthase-like, whose amino-acid sequence MELEIPSWSFYAVAWVTALVLILVSTHIRRRKLNPPPGPKPWPIIGNFNLIGSLPHRSIHRLSLKYGPLMQIHLGSYPVLVASSVDMAKSILKTHDLKFASRPKTAAGKYTTYNYSDITWSPYGPYWRQARKMCLMELFSAKRLESYEYIRVEETRELLKGLFNSAGAPVILKDHLSNVSLNVISRMVLGKKYLDESTTSIVTPEEFKKMLDELFLLNGVMNLGDWIPWIDFLDFQGYVKRMKVLSKKFDWFLEHVIDEHYETRKGVENYVAKDMVDVLLQLADDPDLEVKLQRSGVKAFTQDLIAGGTESSAVTVEWAISELLKKPEVLEKASEELDRVIGKDRWVEEKDIANLPYINAIVKETMRMHPVAPMLVPRIAREDLELNGYDIQEGTRVLVNTWTIGRDPLLWEAPDEFQPERFIGNMIDVKGQDFELLPFGSGRRMCPGYSLGLKVIQSSLANLLHGFVWKLPNQMNPEELNMEEIFGLSTPRKFPLIALVEPRLPVHVYPQ is encoded by the exons ATGGAGTTAGAGATTCCTTCATGGTCTTTCTATGCTGTGGCATGGGTCACTGCACTAGTACTCATCTTAGTCTCTACCCACATCCGTCGCCGGAAACTAAACCCACCTCCCGGACCAAAACCATGGCCGATCATCGGCAACTTCAACCTCATAGGTTCCCTCCCTCACCGTTCAATTCATAGACTCTCCCTCAAGTATGGACCCTTGATGCAAATCCACTTAGGTTCATACCCAGTCCTTGTTGCCTCCTCTGTCGACATGGCCAAATCAATCCTCAAAACCCATGACCTGAAATTTGCTTCCCGACCAAAAACCGCCGCCGGCAAATACACAACTTACAACTATTCCGATATAACATGGTCCCCTTATGGACCTTACTGGCGTCAAGCTCGTAAAATGTGTCTTATGGAGCTGTTCAGTGCGAAACGTCTCGAATCATACGAGTACATTCGTGTAGAAGAGACCCGTGAGCTCCTTAAAGGGCTTTTCAACTCCGCCGGAGCTCCGGTCATCCTTAAAGATCATCTTTCTAATGTCAGTCTCAATGTTATAAGCAGGATGGTGTTGGGGAAGAAGTATTTGGATGAGTCTACGACGTCGATCGTGACTCCGGAAGAGTTTAAGAAGATGTTGGATGAGTTGTTCTTGCTTAATGGAGTAATGAACTTAGGTGATTGGATTCCATGGATTGATTTCTTGGATTTTCAAGGAtatgtgaagaggatgaaggtTTTAAGTAAGAAGTTTGATTGGTTTTTAGAGCATGTGATTGATGAACATTATGAAACGAGGAAGGGTGTGGAAAATTATGTGGCAAAGGATATGGTTGATGTATTGTTGCAGCTTGCAGATGATCCTGACCTTGAAGTTAAGCTCCAACGGAGTGGTGTGAAGGCGTTTACTCAG GACCTAATAGCGGGAGGCACAGAGAGCTCTGCTGTAACTGTGGAATGGGCAATTTCTGAGCTCTTGAAGAAGCCAGAGGTCCTTGAAAAAGCTTCAGAAGAGCTAGATAGAGTGATTGGCAAGGATAGATGGGTAGAAGAGAAAGACATCGCAAACCTTCCATACATCAACGCCATTGTTAAAGAAACAATGAGGATGCATCCAGTGGCACCAATGCTAGTACCACGAATTGCTCGCGAAGATCTTGAACTCAATGGTTATGATATTCAAGAAGGAACTCGAGTACTTGTCAATACATGGACCATAGGAAGGGATCCTTTATTATGGGAAGCTCCCGATGAATTCCAACCAGAGAGATTCATTGGGAATATGATTGATGTCAAAGGACAAGATTTCGAGCTATTGCCATTTGGATCAGGAAGGAGGATGTGCCCGGGGTACAGTCTTGGGCTCAAAGTGATTCAATCAAGTTTGGCTAATCTCTTACATGGGTTTGTGTGGAAATTACCTAACCAAATGAATCCGGAGGAGTTGAACATGGAGGAAATTTTTGGGTTGTCGACACCTAGGAAGTTCCCTCTTATTGCTCTTGTGGAACCTCGGCTTCCTGTTCATGTCTATCCTCAGTGA